Within Massilia endophytica, the genomic segment ACGACTTCGTCGCCCTTCGCCAGGGCGTCCATCATGGCTTTTTGCTCTTTCGCGCGCTTCTGCTGGGGGCGGATCATGAGGAAATACATGACCACGAACATCAGGATCAGCGGCAGGAAGGTGGACAGGTTGCTCATGGTGGCGGCTTCGGCGCCTTGAGCGTATGCGTTGGAAATGAACACGGGTGACTCCAGTTGTGTTTATAAGTGTTAAAAATTAGCGCTGTATTCTAGCACTCGCCGCAGGCCCCAAGATGGGGCCTATATCACTTTTTGCAAGATCCTGCTTAAACGCCCCGCGCCCGGTCGGAGTGGAACTCCTTTACCCAGTCGGGGAAACGGTCTTCGTCCAGGGCCTCGCGCATCTGGCGCATGATATCCAGGTAGTAGTGCAGGTTGTGGATGGTGTTCAGGCGCGCGCCCAGGATCTCCTGCGCCCGGTGCAGGTGGTGCAGGTAAGCGCGGCTGAAGTTCCGGCAGGCGTAGCAGGAGCAGGTGGGGTCCAGCGGCTCCTTGTCATCCTTATAACGTGCGTTCTTGACCTTGATGTCGCCGAAGCGGGTGAAGATCCAGCCGTTGCGGGCGTTCCGGGTGGGCATGACGCAGTCGAACATGTCCACGCCGTTCGACACGCCCGCCACCAGGTCTTCCGGCGTGCCCACGCCCATCAGGTAGTGCGGCTTGTTGGCGGGAAGGCGCGGGCCGACGTGTTCCAGCACGCGCATCATGTCCTCCTTCGGCTCCCCCACGGAGAGGCCGCCGATGGCCAGGCCGGGGAAATCGATCTTTTCCAGCCCTTCCAGCGATTCGTCGCGCAGCTTCTCGAACATGCCGCCCTGGACGATGCCGAACAGCGCGTTCGGGTTTTCGCCGCGCTTGAATTCGTCCATCGAGCGCTGGGCCCAGCGCAGGGACATGCGCATGGATTTCGCCGCTTCGTCCATGGTAGCGGGGCGGCCGTCGATCTCGTAGGGCGTGCACTCGTCGAACTGCATCACGATGTCCGAATTGAGCACGCGCTGGATCTGCATGGAGATTTCGGGCGAGAGGAACAGCTTGTCCCCGTTGATGGGCGAATTGAAATGCACGCCCTCTTCCGTGATTTTGCGCATTTCGCCCAGGGAGAAGACCTGGAAGCCGCCCGAGTCGGTGAGGATGGGTTTATCCCAGCCCATGAAGCCGTGCAGGCCGCCGAACTTCGACATCACGTCGTTGCCGGGGCGGAGCCACAGGTGGAAGGTATTGCCGAGAATGATCTGGGCGCCGATTTCCTTCAGCTCCAGCGGCGACATGGCCTTCACCGAACCGTAGGTGCCCACGGGCATGAAGATGGGCGTCTGCACCTCGCCGTGGTTCAGCTTCACCGTGCCGCGGCGGGCCTTGGTCTTGCCGGTAGTATCGGTCTTGAGTAGCTTGAATTCCAACATTGTTCGATTCCTAAATCAGGCCCGGTTGGGCGTCGTCAGCAGCATGGCGTCGCCATAGCTGAAGAAGCGGTATTCGCTGGCGATGGCGTGGGCGTAGGCGCCGCGGATCTCTTCGAAACCGGCGAAGGCCGACACCAGCATCAGCAGGGTCGATTTCGGCAGGTGGAAGTTGGTGATCAGGCGCGTCACCGTCTTGAACTGGTAGCCGGGGGTGATGAAGAGGGCCGTATCCGCGCTGCCCGCTTTCAGTTCGCCCGTCTGCGAGGCCGACTCCAGGGCGCGAAGGCTGGTGGTGCCCACGGCCACCACGTCGCGGCCTGCCGCGCGGGCCGTCTTCACCGCATCCACCGTCGCCTGCGGCATGGTGTACCACTCGGTGTGCATCTTGTGCTCGGCCAGGTTCTCGGTGCGCACGGGCTGGAAGGTGC encodes:
- the tgt gene encoding tRNA guanosine(34) transglycosylase Tgt, which produces MLEFKLLKTDTTGKTKARRGTVKLNHGEVQTPIFMPVGTYGSVKAMSPLELKEIGAQIILGNTFHLWLRPGNDVMSKFGGLHGFMGWDKPILTDSGGFQVFSLGEMRKITEEGVHFNSPINGDKLFLSPEISMQIQRVLNSDIVMQFDECTPYEIDGRPATMDEAAKSMRMSLRWAQRSMDEFKRGENPNALFGIVQGGMFEKLRDESLEGLEKIDFPGLAIGGLSVGEPKEDMMRVLEHVGPRLPANKPHYLMGVGTPEDLVAGVSNGVDMFDCVMPTRNARNGWIFTRFGDIKVKNARYKDDKEPLDPTCSCYACRNFSRAYLHHLHRAQEILGARLNTIHNLHYYLDIMRQMREALDEDRFPDWVKEFHSDRARGV